Proteins encoded within one genomic window of Brachybacterium avium:
- a CDS encoding TSUP family transporter, with amino-acid sequence MSLTLVLTLIALVLVCAVIQRVAGMGLGIVFAPYAVVLIGAHEGIMLANFLGGLMPIVMLPRIWSQIEWRKVLWLGLPAIAVMPGAAWLSTISPPAPLYLVVASLVLLSLVISVLLARVDTRVDGRSAQVATGVGIGLGTVLGGVGGPAATVYAVLSRWPALPMVATLQPLWILVSWVSFGSKLAWDDGQLPELPWWVWVAMLAAVVVSVGVGELVQKRMRESGIHRLVIVLGFVGALLSLWTGLRLLVS; translated from the coding sequence GTGAGCCTCACCCTGGTCCTCACCCTCATCGCCCTGGTGCTGGTCTGCGCGGTCATCCAGCGGGTCGCCGGGATGGGGCTGGGCATCGTCTTCGCCCCGTACGCGGTGGTGCTGATCGGCGCCCACGAGGGCATCATGCTGGCGAACTTCCTGGGCGGGCTCATGCCGATCGTGATGCTGCCGCGGATCTGGTCGCAGATCGAATGGCGCAAGGTGCTCTGGCTGGGGCTGCCCGCGATCGCGGTGATGCCCGGCGCGGCCTGGCTCTCCACGATCTCGCCGCCCGCACCGCTGTACCTGGTGGTGGCGTCGCTGGTGCTGCTGAGCCTGGTGATCTCGGTGCTCCTGGCCCGGGTGGACACCCGGGTGGACGGCCGCTCCGCGCAGGTCGCCACGGGGGTCGGGATCGGGCTGGGCACCGTGCTCGGCGGCGTCGGCGGCCCGGCCGCGACGGTCTATGCGGTGCTCTCGCGGTGGCCGGCGCTGCCGATGGTGGCGACGCTGCAGCCGCTGTGGATCCTCGTCTCCTGGGTCTCCTTCGGCTCGAAGCTGGCGTGGGACGACGGCCAGCTGCCCGAGCTGCCGTGGTGGGTGTGGGTCGCGATGCTCGCCGCCGTGGTGGTCTCCGTCGGTGTCGGGGAGCTGGTGCAGAAGCGGATGCGCGAGAGCGGCATCCATCGCCTGGTGATCGTGCTCGGCTTCGTCGGCGCGCTGCTGTCGCTGTGGACCGGGCTGCGACTGCTGGTGAGCTGA
- a CDS encoding 6-phospho-beta-glucosidase, whose amino-acid sequence MKLAILGGGGFRVPLVYEAVATAATGLAVDEVSLYDVDSARLRAISAVIDGIAERLHTEGHGATLPSLTATTDLREAVAGADFVFSAVRVGGAGARTVDERVALGLGLLGQETIGPGGLAFALRTIPVALEIARTIAEVSPEAWVINFTNPAGIVTEAMRTVLGDRVVGICDTPIGLVRRVGRLLGVDLVAGERGASFDYVGLNHLGWLRSVTVDGTDRLPGLLADDAALEEIEEARLIGKDWVRADGALPNEYLFYYLHTSAAIERITGAATTRGEFLAKQQGDFYLAAEQLTEDPSADAEDGAPGRSAPPRAEAESCCASPLQLWRSTLHEREATYMAESRDEERREEDIAGGGYQEVALRLMTALATGRSERMILDVGNAPASSDAPPENRIVPELPADAVLEVLCLVDGEGVHPQPVAPVELGRLGVMSTLRAAERKILEAALTGSRDAAWQGFSTHPLVSSPVLGRKLLEGYIAGHPQIAALLGEG is encoded by the coding sequence ATGAAGCTCGCCATCCTGGGAGGCGGAGGCTTCCGCGTCCCGCTCGTGTACGAGGCGGTGGCCACCGCCGCCACCGGACTGGCCGTGGACGAGGTCTCCCTGTACGACGTCGACTCCGCGCGCCTGCGCGCCATCAGCGCCGTGATCGACGGGATCGCCGAACGCCTGCACACCGAAGGGCACGGTGCGACGCTGCCGAGCCTCACCGCCACCACCGACCTGCGCGAGGCCGTGGCCGGAGCGGACTTCGTGTTCTCCGCGGTGCGGGTGGGCGGCGCCGGGGCCCGCACGGTCGACGAGCGGGTCGCGCTGGGCCTGGGCCTGCTGGGCCAGGAGACCATCGGCCCGGGCGGCCTCGCCTTTGCGCTGCGCACGATCCCCGTCGCGCTCGAGATCGCCCGCACGATCGCCGAGGTCTCCCCTGAGGCGTGGGTCATCAACTTCACCAACCCTGCCGGGATCGTCACCGAGGCGATGCGCACCGTGCTCGGGGATCGCGTGGTGGGCATCTGCGACACCCCGATCGGGCTGGTGCGGCGTGTGGGCCGCCTGTTGGGCGTGGACCTGGTGGCCGGCGAGCGCGGCGCGAGCTTCGACTACGTGGGGCTGAACCATCTGGGCTGGCTGCGGTCGGTGACGGTCGACGGCACCGACCGCCTGCCCGGGCTGCTCGCCGACGACGCCGCCCTCGAGGAGATCGAGGAGGCGCGGCTGATCGGCAAGGACTGGGTGCGCGCCGATGGTGCACTGCCGAACGAGTACCTCTTCTACTACCTGCACACCTCTGCCGCGATCGAACGGATCACCGGCGCTGCGACCACGCGCGGGGAGTTCCTCGCGAAGCAGCAGGGGGACTTCTATCTCGCCGCCGAGCAGCTCACGGAGGACCCCAGCGCCGACGCGGAGGACGGTGCCCCCGGCCGCTCTGCCCCACCGCGTGCTGAGGCGGAGTCCTGCTGCGCCTCGCCGCTCCAGCTGTGGCGCTCCACCCTCCACGAGCGGGAGGCGACCTATATGGCGGAGTCCCGGGACGAGGAGCGGCGCGAGGAGGATATCGCCGGCGGCGGCTACCAGGAGGTGGCGCTGCGGCTGATGACCGCGCTCGCCACCGGCCGCAGCGAGCGGATGATCCTGGACGTGGGCAACGCCCCCGCCAGCAGCGACGCCCCGCCCGAGAATCGGATCGTGCCCGAGCTGCCGGCCGATGCGGTGCTCGAGGTGCTGTGCCTGGTCGACGGCGAGGGCGTGCATCCGCAGCCCGTGGCCCCGGTGGAGCTGGGGCGGCTGGGCGTGATGAGCACGCTGCGCGCGGCGGAGCGGAAGATCCTCGAGGCCGCCCTGACCGGTTCGCGGGACGCGGCCTGGCAGGGCTTCTCGACCCATCCGCTGGTGAGCTCACCAGTGCTGGGGCGGAAGCTGCTCGAGGGCTACATCGCCGGGCACCCGCAGATCGCTGCCCTGCTCGGCGAGGGCTGA
- a CDS encoding DeoR/GlpR family DNA-binding transcription regulator: MLSEERHQAITAVIHRRGTVTVAALSTELGVSEATIRRDLDVLDEAGSLRRVRGGATARRGSVRPEADLRSFADVAGSATAAKQSIAARACAQVRDGEVIALDIGTTVAAMCPLLAERSLTVVTASLAVVRSLAAAPGVDIVILGGLLRPNYDSMVGTLTESALGQVRVDRAFLGTAGVRPDGAVLDSTPSEVPIKRGLLEVAAASYLLADHEKFPGSGFLEIAPLSRFTALITDRSPLPFDIVLPEGEDVEVLLP; this comes from the coding sequence ATGCTCAGCGAGGAACGGCATCAGGCGATCACGGCGGTCATCCACCGCCGGGGCACCGTCACGGTGGCCGCGCTGAGCACCGAGCTGGGCGTCTCCGAGGCCACGATCCGTCGGGACCTCGACGTGCTCGATGAGGCCGGCTCGCTGCGCCGGGTGCGCGGCGGCGCCACCGCGCGGCGCGGCTCCGTGCGCCCGGAGGCCGATCTGCGCTCCTTCGCCGATGTCGCCGGCTCCGCGACCGCCGCCAAGCAGTCGATCGCCGCGCGGGCCTGCGCCCAGGTGCGGGACGGCGAGGTGATCGCCCTGGATATCGGCACCACCGTCGCGGCGATGTGCCCGCTGCTGGCCGAGCGCTCCCTGACCGTGGTCACCGCCTCGCTGGCCGTGGTGCGCTCGCTGGCCGCCGCTCCCGGCGTGGACATCGTGATCCTCGGCGGGCTGCTGCGCCCCAACTACGACTCGATGGTCGGCACGCTCACCGAGTCCGCACTCGGCCAGGTGCGCGTGGACCGCGCCTTCCTCGGCACCGCCGGGGTGCGGCCCGACGGCGCGGTGCTCGATTCCACCCCCAGCGAGGTGCCGATCAAGCGCGGCCTGCTCGAGGTCGCTGCCGCCTCCTACCTGCTGGCCGACCACGAGAAGTTCCCCGGGTCGGGCTTCCTGGAGATCGCGCCGCTGTCGCGCTTCACCGCCCTGATCACCGACCGCTCGCCGCTGCCCTTCGACATCGTGCTCCCCGAGGGGGAGGACGTGGAGGTGCTGCTGCCATGA
- a CDS encoding alpha-L-fucosidase: protein MISFDDRHGPADAAPASAYPGLPVPDWYRDAKLGIFVHWGLYSVPAWADVLDRSDVTAETAYARHQYAEWYANTVRLDGPTRQRHEQRFGVGHAYEDFADDWHPAEGSAEAIVDLAARAGARYLVPTTKHHDGFCLWDSATTPFTAARRGPGRDLIAEFSAAVREAGLRLGLYYSGAHDWHVSDFPPLTSNDELFALRRNDPAFAAYAAAQLRELIDRFAPDLLWNDIDWPDAGKYDGPDSLQQLFRRHLDLVPDAMVNDRWGVPVHGVLTREYQDIDAVQAEVFESTRGLGLSFGYNADESAEHALDGPELIRLLVDVVSKNGNLLINVGPRADGSIPPLQSAALEQLGGWLTRHGEAIYGTRPWFHEAVATPPEGVRFTLGETADGQRVLHALLLDPAAGPVELDPQVSAAVREVAQVPGEGQVTLRPEPGERTVAVVTLPLR, encoded by the coding sequence ATGATCAGCTTCGATGACCGCCACGGGCCGGCAGACGCCGCCCCGGCCTCCGCCTACCCCGGCCTCCCCGTCCCGGACTGGTACCGCGACGCGAAGCTCGGGATCTTCGTGCACTGGGGCCTGTACTCGGTCCCGGCCTGGGCGGACGTGCTGGACCGCAGCGATGTCACCGCCGAGACCGCCTATGCCCGCCACCAGTACGCCGAGTGGTACGCGAACACCGTGCGCCTGGACGGCCCCACCAGGCAGCGGCACGAGCAGCGCTTCGGCGTCGGCCATGCCTATGAGGACTTCGCCGACGACTGGCACCCCGCCGAGGGCAGCGCCGAGGCGATCGTGGACCTCGCCGCCCGGGCCGGGGCCCGCTACCTCGTCCCCACCACCAAGCATCACGACGGCTTCTGCCTCTGGGACTCCGCGACCACGCCCTTCACCGCGGCGCGGCGAGGTCCCGGCCGGGATCTGATCGCTGAGTTCTCCGCCGCGGTGCGGGAGGCCGGGCTGCGCCTGGGGCTCTACTATTCCGGCGCGCACGACTGGCATGTCTCCGATTTCCCGCCGCTGACCTCGAACGATGAGCTGTTCGCGCTGCGTCGCAACGACCCGGCCTTCGCCGCCTACGCCGCGGCCCAGCTGCGGGAGCTGATCGACCGCTTCGCCCCGGACCTGCTGTGGAACGACATCGACTGGCCCGACGCCGGCAAGTACGACGGCCCTGACTCCCTCCAGCAGCTCTTCCGTCGCCATCTCGACCTGGTGCCGGACGCCATGGTCAACGACCGCTGGGGAGTCCCCGTCCACGGCGTGCTCACCCGCGAGTACCAGGACATCGACGCCGTGCAGGCCGAGGTCTTCGAATCCACCCGCGGTCTGGGCCTGTCCTTCGGGTACAACGCCGACGAATCCGCCGAGCACGCGCTGGACGGCCCGGAGCTGATCCGTCTGCTGGTGGACGTCGTCTCCAAGAACGGGAACCTGCTGATCAACGTCGGCCCCAGGGCCGACGGGTCGATCCCGCCGCTGCAGTCCGCCGCGCTCGAACAGCTCGGCGGATGGCTCACCCGGCACGGCGAGGCGATCTACGGCACCCGGCCCTGGTTCCACGAGGCGGTCGCGACCCCGCCCGAGGGGGTGCGCTTCACCCTCGGGGAGACGGCCGATGGGCAGCGGGTGCTGCACGCCCTGCTGCTGGACCCCGCGGCCGGACCGGTGGAGCTGGATCCGCAGGTCTCCGCCGCGGTGCGGGAGGTCGCGCAGGTGCCCGGCGAAGGTCAGGTCACGCTGCGGCCGGAGCCGGGGGAGCGGACGGTCGCCGTGGTGACTCTGCCGCTGCGGTGA
- a CDS encoding ABC transporter substrate-binding protein, giving the protein MRRRNFLGTTAALSGLGLLAACAPGSDSGSSGDPAPAPAADEVDTDIAALGDITLVVWDQEVRGAQNDAIEALLGAFKEKYPNVTVERNSQSFDDLQQQTGLALSGNDVPDVLQVNNARGDMGTFVADGLLTDLSGYAEAYGWTDRFAPSVLSKMSYSEDGVTFGEGNLYGVAQTGEVCGIYYSQKKLDALGLEKPTSWDEVFSLVEAAAEADELPIMLGNLDQWPALHVFGPLQANFVDAETIVTLGMGNAGADWTSEDNLAALTQLADWGSSGALGDSPNGLAYDDAWPLYTEGKGVLLIGGSWLGPDMEAVMGEDLRFMAPPPGADGTVATTGGTGIPFSIPAAAANPAAAAAFIDFITSDDAMAMIAENGGMPVNRTAELAPDSGVNKDIYEAFDEVSTEGTLLPYLDYATPSFADTAGATLQELIGGQTDPAGAAEALQEDYGAFTEGS; this is encoded by the coding sequence ATGCGACGACGGAATTTCCTCGGGACCACCGCTGCGCTCAGCGGGCTCGGGCTCCTGGCGGCCTGCGCCCCCGGCTCCGACAGCGGCAGCAGCGGCGACCCCGCCCCCGCCCCCGCGGCCGACGAGGTGGACACCGATATCGCGGCCCTCGGCGACATCACCCTGGTGGTGTGGGACCAGGAGGTGCGCGGTGCGCAGAACGACGCGATCGAGGCCCTGCTGGGCGCGTTCAAGGAGAAGTACCCCAACGTCACCGTCGAGCGGAACTCGCAGTCCTTCGACGACCTCCAGCAGCAGACGGGCCTGGCCCTGTCCGGCAACGACGTGCCTGACGTGCTGCAGGTCAACAACGCCCGCGGCGACATGGGCACCTTCGTGGCCGACGGCCTGCTGACCGACCTCAGCGGCTACGCCGAGGCCTACGGCTGGACGGACCGCTTCGCCCCCAGCGTGCTGAGCAAGATGAGCTACTCCGAGGATGGCGTCACCTTCGGCGAGGGCAACCTCTACGGCGTCGCCCAGACCGGCGAGGTCTGCGGCATCTACTACTCCCAGAAGAAGCTGGACGCGCTTGGGCTGGAGAAGCCGACCAGCTGGGACGAGGTCTTCTCGCTCGTCGAGGCCGCCGCCGAGGCCGATGAGCTGCCGATCATGCTCGGCAACCTCGACCAGTGGCCGGCGCTGCATGTGTTCGGCCCGCTGCAGGCCAACTTCGTGGACGCTGAGACCATCGTGACCCTCGGTATGGGCAACGCCGGCGCGGACTGGACCAGCGAGGACAACCTCGCCGCCCTCACCCAGCTCGCCGACTGGGGCAGCAGCGGGGCGCTCGGCGACTCCCCGAACGGGCTGGCCTACGACGACGCCTGGCCGCTGTACACCGAGGGCAAGGGCGTGCTGCTGATCGGCGGCTCCTGGCTGGGCCCCGACATGGAGGCCGTGATGGGCGAGGACCTGCGGTTCATGGCCCCGCCGCCCGGGGCCGACGGGACGGTCGCCACCACCGGCGGCACCGGCATCCCGTTCTCCATCCCCGCCGCGGCGGCGAACCCGGCCGCGGCCGCTGCCTTCATCGACTTCATCACCAGCGACGACGCGATGGCGATGATCGCCGAGAACGGCGGCATGCCGGTGAACCGCACCGCCGAGCTGGCCCCGGACTCCGGCGTCAACAAGGACATCTACGAGGCGTTCGACGAGGTCTCCACCGAGGGCACGCTGCTGCCCTACCTCGACTACGCGACCCCGTCGTTCGCCGATACCGCAGGCGCCACCCTGCAGGAGCTCATCGGCGGCCAGACCGACCCGGCCGGCGCGGCCGAGGCCCTGCAGGAGGACTACGGCGCGTTCACCGAGGGATCCTGA
- a CDS encoding aldo/keto reductase produces the protein MTTVPTLPFHDGASVPQLGYGVWQVEDEVAADVVVQAIQAGYRHIDTAAGYQNEGGVGRAVKASGIPREDLFITTKLANGDQGFDAAQQALETSLDKLGTEYVDLYLIHWASPQRGLYLESWKALIELQKQGKARSIGVSNFPIAQLEEIIAETGVVPVMHQIELHPAFQQRELRAFHADKSILTEAWSPLGQGGDILQDPVITEIAEAHGADAGQVIIAWHLAIGNVVIPKSVTPERIVTNFAAAGLELTGEEIEKINALDSADGRIGPDPADPGF, from the coding sequence ATGACCACAGTTCCCACTCTGCCCTTCCACGACGGCGCATCCGTCCCCCAGCTCGGCTACGGCGTCTGGCAGGTCGAGGACGAGGTCGCAGCGGACGTCGTCGTCCAGGCGATCCAGGCCGGCTACCGCCACATCGACACCGCCGCCGGCTACCAGAACGAGGGCGGCGTCGGCCGGGCCGTGAAGGCCTCCGGCATCCCGCGCGAGGACCTGTTCATCACCACCAAGCTGGCCAACGGCGACCAGGGCTTCGACGCCGCGCAGCAGGCGCTGGAGACCTCCCTCGACAAGCTCGGGACGGAGTACGTGGATCTCTACCTCATCCACTGGGCGAGCCCGCAGCGAGGGCTGTACCTGGAGTCCTGGAAGGCGCTGATCGAGCTGCAGAAGCAGGGCAAGGCGAGGTCCATCGGCGTCTCGAACTTCCCGATCGCGCAGCTGGAGGAGATCATCGCCGAGACCGGGGTGGTGCCGGTGATGCACCAGATCGAGCTGCACCCCGCGTTCCAGCAGCGCGAGCTGCGGGCCTTCCATGCGGACAAGTCCATCCTCACCGAGGCCTGGTCCCCGCTGGGACAGGGCGGCGACATCCTGCAGGACCCGGTGATCACCGAGATCGCGGAGGCGCACGGCGCCGACGCCGGCCAGGTGATCATCGCCTGGCACCTGGCCATCGGGAACGTCGTGATCCCGAAGTCCGTCACCCCTGAGCGGATCGTCACGAACTTCGCCGCCGCCGGCCTCGAGCTCACGGGCGAGGAGATCGAGAAGATCAACGCCTTGGACAGCGCCGACGGACGGATCGGCCCCGACCCCGCCGACCCCGGCTTCTGA